ctcacattaagcatctccaatccaaaattaaatctagaatcggcttcctatatcgcaacaaagcctccttcactcatgctgccaaacataccctcgtaaaactgaccatcctaccgatcctcgactttggcgatgtcatctataaaatagcctccaacactctactcatcaAATTGgacgcagtctatcacagtgccatccgttttgtcaccaaagccctataaACTAccaaccactgcgacctgtacactctcgttggctggccctcgcttcatactcgtcaccaaacccactggctacaggtcatctacaagtctctgctaggtaaagccccaccttatctcagctcactggtcaccatagcagcacccactcgtagcacgcgctccagcaggtatatctcactggtcacccccaaagccaattcctcctttggccgcctctcagttctctgctgccaatgactggaacgaactgcaaaaagcactgaagctggagactcatatctccctcactagctttaagcaccagctgtcagagcagctcacagatcactgcacctgtacatagcccatctgtaaacagcccatctatctacttcatccccatactgtatttatctcttcttgcacattcatcttctgcacatctatcatttCAGTGTTTAATTGCCATATtctaattacttcgccaccatggcctatttattgccttaccttccttatcttacctcatttgcactcactgtatatagactttttgttttcttttttctactgtattattgactgtatgttttgtttattccaagtgtaactctatgttgttgtatgtgtcgaattgctatgctttatcttggccaggtcgcagttgcaaatgaggacttgttctcaactagcctacctggttaaataaaggttaaataaaaattacaTAAAAGGTGGAGGTGTTGGGGGTGTCCTATTGAGGGCGAAAGGACCTATTGGGGAGGGTATTCTTCATGGAGGTACATTCAGTCATAGTTTTGCTTATTTTATTATTATACATTGATTTATTTTTTTGCACTCAACATGATTATGGATACATGCACTCATGTTGACTTGTATATTTGAACTTTCTTTTTCGCCCAGAGTACAAATTTTAGATGTATTATTGTTATTGCTATTTTATTATTGCTACTGTACCTACACTCTTAAAAACTGAAACAgaaaaagtgtaaaaaaaaatgtaggaAAAGCCATAAGAGGTAAAAGCACGATGGGATGAAATAACCACTTCCTTTTGTGACTAGAGTCTAATACTTCCTGTGGCACACATCAGATGGCATGATGGGTCACCAAAAATTATTCTGAAGTGTGCCAGGCCTTGCTGTCCCAAgatagaaaggggggggggggaactttGGCAGGCAATAATTAATTTTGTGGCTAGtcaatactttctgtggcacacatcagagtcaaatactttctatagaacaaacttctcGTCAGGATAGTCAACCGAAATTAATAAttcatgtatgtgtgttatattaaacatagaggagggAATAAAATGTTGGCaaacaataaacatttcagaactaCTAGTCGAATATGACATGGAagagatgacgaattttggcaaagatatatagactaatacacttgaaacaaatatcCACACTtaaaactgcagacattactagtgcATCCCCCGCGATCAAACCGATATATAAAATTAAACGCAGCCTAACGTGATCAGATATCTTAACTACCAAGTAAatcgcagcaatgaagaattgGAGTGCGTGCACGTtcaagcaagtcgcagcaatgaagaattgagtgcGTGCGTGTTCACGCGAAGGGGGATTCTGGCAGGCGGGAGAACACCGGAGATATATGTTTTTTTGCGGAAAGAGTAGTGTGCTGAATTTTGGATCAGTTATCTAATGTTTTCTCttgtaataaataccatttaatataacacaagcatattgctattacattgttataactaacgtctttcaaaacagggtttctcacaaactcataagcagatactgagacccacacacacccagagacagatggctgacacagacctttcataaacactgataagaaaagggtgcttggtactgcatttcacgagatactgagacacacacatacccaaggacagagggctgacgtaaacctttcataaacacagataagacaggaacatctacgcacacacaagatctcctcttcagtctgaacattttacagagacacacagaaatgtcaaaataggaacatctacgcacacacctaatctcctgttttagctgaacatttctgaagacaaagaactatactcagagccaatgggacagtgatactagcctgaaggggacctcgcccaactcatcagaaccaaccagaggaccagaacttccagactcaacctactttctgtgctgtataaaatgtctatgcattctgttatctgggcttattTCTGCAAGTTCCATATGAGCTAAATGAATAAGTCCGTGCacgcttgtaccagatatctttactcttaaataaaactgtcgcttgtcatacaatttaccaccttgtctgaatcgatccttgaccggctcacccttctccatatccaattATCAACACTCTTCATTCCTGTTTTTGATTTTGACATAGGTGTATCCTGCTTATTTGGTGGAACGATGTCGGTTGTACCTCCCAACCGACCTTCAACTGGTTGGCCACGCCGTGGACTGAACCAGTTCGAAAACAAATACATCAGCCCGCCTTCCAAACCTCTCACGCTGGAGAGAACCATCAACTTGTACGTCGCTAGCTATGAAGTGCAATTGTTATTTAACTGTCTAACTAGATAGCGGAATGTCATTTTCGGTGTTGGGTTTTTAACTAGTTAGCTATAGGCCCACCTAGTTAGTTACGAAACACAGTGCTCTTACATGTTGCAAACACAAAAAACATTCCCTAACGTTACTTGTGGAGTAAAGCCTAATTATTGTACAATATACACAATTACGTAGCTAGTTAGTTACATAGCATGCAAACACATTAAGAGTTTACCTAACTAAGCTGCTAACATTTTTATTGGGATTGGCCCTCTCAGATATCCCCTCACGAATTACACGTTTGGTACAAAGGAACCTCTCTACGAGAAGGATAGCTCGGTGGCGGCTCGGTTCCAGAGGATGCGCGAGGGGTTCGAAAAAATAGGCATGAGGCGGGCAGTGGAGGGTGTTCTGATCGTACACGAGCACAGGCTACCACACGTTCTACTGCTGCAGTTGGGGACAACCTTTTTCAAACTGTGAGTTGGTTCTCATCCCACCTCTGCAACAATGTTGCATGGTGCCAGTTACTAATGTGTAAGCAACTAAGCATTTACAAGGAAAAGCTTGACACCTCTCTAACTGGCAGGAGCATATAGTCTAATTTTAAAGTCAACAAAAAGTGCCCCCCAACTGTATTTTTGAAACTTAATTGTGTGCAGTCCTGGTGGAGAATTGAATGCAGGGGAGGACGAAGTGGAAGGACTGAAGCGATTGATGACAGAGGTAGGCAGGCAACATGGTCTTCATTCAGATTAGTATCATGAAACGTGACCTGATCATCTGGAAAGGTTTGATTAGTGACATCAAAACCATTCCATTTACTTTGGTGaacagcgaacagttttgactgggctgagcgggaactgtacttcctcagaggtagggaggcgagcaggccagaggtggatgaacgcagtgcccttgtttgggtgtagggcctgatcagagcctgaaggtacggaggtgccgttcccctcacagctccgtaggcaagcaccatggtcttgtagcggatgcgagcttcaactggaagccagtggagagagcggaggagcggggtgacgtgagagaacttgggaaggttgaacaccagacgggctgcggcgttctggatgagttgtaggggtttaatagcacaggcagggagcccagccaacagcgagttgcagtagtccagacgggagatgacaagtgcctggattaggacctgcgctgcttcctgtgtgaggcagggtcgtactctgcgaatgttgtagagcatgaacctacaggaacgggtcaccgccttgatgtgagttgagaacgacagggtgttgtccaggatcacgccaaggttcttagcactctgggaggaggacacaatggagttgtcaaccgtgatggcgagatcatggaacgggcagtccttccccgggaggaagagcagctccgtcttgccgaggttcagcttgaggtggtgatccgtcatccacactgatatgtctgccagacatgcagagatgcgattcgccacctggttatcagaggggggaaaggagaagattaattgtgtgtcgtctgcatagcaatgataggagagaccatgtgaggatatgacagagccaagtgacttggtgtatagcgggaataggagagggcctagaacagagccctgggggacaccagtggtgagagcacgtggtgcggagacagattctcgccacgccacctggtaggagcgacctgtcaggtaggacgcaatccaagcgtgggccgcgccggagatgcccagctcggagagggtggagaggaggatctgatggttcacagtatcaaaggcagccgataggtctagaaggatgagagcagaggagagagagttagctttagcagtgcggagcgcctccgtgacacagagaagagcagtctcagttgaatgactagtcttgaaacctgactgatttggatcaagaaggtcattctgagagagatagcaggagagctggccaaggacggcacgttcaagagttttggagagaaaagaaagaagggatactggtctgtagttgttgacatcggagggatcgagtgtgggttttttcagaaggggtgcaactctcgctctcttgaagacggaagggacgtagccagcggtcaaggatgagttgatgagcgaggtgaggtaagggagaaggtctccggaaatggtctggagaagagaggaggggatagggtcaagcgggcaggttgttgggcggccggccgtcacaagacgcgagatttcatctggagagagaggggagaaagaggtcaaagcacagggtagggcagtgtgagcagaaccagcggtgtcgtttgacttagcaaacgaggatcggatgtcgtcgaccttcttttcaaaatggttgacgaagtcatccgcagagagggaggaggggggaggaggattcaggaggaggattcaggagggaagagaaggtggcaaagagcttcctagggttagaggcagatgcttggaatttagagtggtagaaagtggctttagcagcagagacagaagaggagaatgtagagaggagggagtgaaaggatgccaggtccgcagggaggcgagttttcctccatttccgctcggctgcccggagccctgttctgtgagctcgcagtgagtcgtcgagccacggagcaggaggggaggaccgagccggcctggaggataggggacatagagagtcaaaggatgcagagagggaggagaggagggttgaggaggcagaatcaggagataggttggagaaggtttgagcagagggaagagatgataggatggaagaggagagagtagcgggggagagagagcgaaggttgggacggcgcgataccatgcgagtaggggcagtgtgggaagtgttggatgagagcgagagggaaaaggatacaaggtagtggtcggagacttggaggggagttgcaatgagattagtggaagaacagcatctagtaaagatgaggtcaagcgtattgcctgccttgtgagtaggaggggaaggtgagagggtgaggtcaaaagaggagaggagtggaaagaaggaggcagagaggaatgagtcaaaggtagacgtggggaggttaaagtcacccagaactgtgagaggtgagccatcctcaggaaaggaacttatcagggcgtcaagctcattgatgaactctccaagggaacctggagggcgataaatgataaggatgttaagcttgaaagggctggtaactgtgacagcatggaattcgaaggaggcgatagacagatgggtcaggggagaaagagagaatgtccacttgggagagatgaggatcccagtgccaccaccccgctgaccagaagctctcggggtgtgcgagaacacgtgggcagacgaggagagagcagtaggagtagcagtgttatcagtggtaatccatgtttccgtcagtgccaagaagtcgagggactggagggacgcataggctgagatgaactctgccttgttggccgcagatcggcagttccagaggctgcaggagacctggaactccacgtgggtcgtgcgcgctggaaccaccaggttagggtagcGGCGGCCaagcggtgtgaagcgtttgtatggtctgtgcagagaggagagaagagggatagacagacacatagttgacaggctacagaagaggctacgctaatgcaaaggagattagaatgacaagtggactacacgtctcgaatgttcagaaagttaagcttacgttgcaaaaataaaataaaatcttattgactaaaatgatatagtactgctggcggtgaagtaggctggctagcagtggctgcgttgttgactttgtttgaaagtgtagctggctaggtaacctctaactggctaggtaacctcgacaatttctcaaaactacacaattatcttggatacaaggacagcaaagacaactatgtagctagctaacactacgctaatcaagtcgttccgttgtaatgtaagttgtaatgtgagtttctacagtgctgctattcggtagaagttggctagctagcagtgttagctagcagtgttgactaggtagaacggcagcgcggcggacgaaaatagctggctagctaaccgaataattactctaaactactctaagctacacaattatcttagatacaaagatagcaaagacaactatgtagctagctaacactacactaatcaagtcgttccgttgtaatataatgtaatcgtttctgcagtgctgctattcggtggctagctggacagctggctagctagcagtgttgactacgttacgttacgttacgacgaaaatagctggctagcgaacctcaataactacacaattatctttgatacaaagacggctatgtagctagctaagatcaaacaaatcaaaccgttgtactgtaatgaaagtgtaatgaaaatgaaatggtAATACTACCTGGGGAGCGAGAGTGGAATGCGACTACCAAACGAGTGTGctcgtgtaacggatgtgaaatggctagctagttagcggtggtgcgcgctaatagcctttcaatcggtgacgccacttgctctgagaccttgaagtagtggttccccttgctctgcaagggccgcggcttttgtggagcgatgggtaacgatgcttcgtgggtgactgttgttgatgtgtgcagaggggccctggttcgcgcccgggtcggggcgaggggacggactaaagttatactgttacactcacATActcccttaacttctctagggtagggggcagcattcggaattttggatgaaaagcatgcccaaattaaactgcctgcttctcgggcccagaagatatgatatgcatataactggtagatttggatagaaaacactctaaagtttccaaaactgttaaaatagtgtctgtgcgtataacagaactgatttggcaggtgaaaacctgagaaaaatccattcaggaagtaggatttttgtttggttttgtagttttctattcaatgccattacagtatccattgacttaggactcaaattgcagttcctatgccttccactagatgtcaacagtctttagaaatagtttcaggcttgtattctgaaaaatgaggaagtaagagcagtctaaATGAGTgtaccctaaagtgtcacagagctttttcatgagcacgaccgagagagtgcctttcttgtttaccttttatattgactacgttattgtccggttgaaatattatcgattatttaggctaaaaacaacctgaggattgaatataaacatcgtttgacatgtttctatgaactttacggataaaATTAGgatttttgtctgcctgttttgactgcgtttgagcctgtggattattGAAGAAAACACGCGaccaaaacggaggtttttggatataaagagactttatcgaacaaaaggaacatttattgagtaaatgaatgtctggtgagtgcaaccatatgaagatcgtcaaaggtaagggattcattttatctctatttctgacttgtgtaactcttctacttggctggttactgtttgtaatgatttgtctgctgggctatgttctcaaataatcgtaccgtatgctttcgccgtaaagcatttttaaaatctgacaccgtggttggattcacaagaagttaatctttaaacctatgtaaaatatgttttgttttctgaatttttataatgagtatttctgtatttgaatttggcgcccagcagtttcactagctgttgaagaggtgggacgctaacgtctcacgtacccaagagaggttaagaccTTCAGTTGAAAAACTAGAAAAAAGCGGCAATGGTACTTTGTCCAtcttgagacgccgtagccagtatacctAAAAATAGAAAGAATTAATATaagttaacttcactagggtagggggcagcatttggaattttggatgaaaagtctgcccaaattaaactgcctgctactcatgcccagaagataggatatgcatataattagtagatttggatagaaaacactctaaagtttccaaaactgttaaaataatgtctgtgagtataacagaactgatatggcaggcgaaaacccaaggaaaatccaaccaggaagtactattattttgaaaggctgttttccattgtaagcctatccaccatacaaagacttaggacccagttcacgagctcTGTGGCTTCCTCAACATGtgaccagtctttaggcattgtttcaggcttttactctgaaaaatgagggagatacagcactttcaatcagtggccagtggaaatttccattcaTCAGCCATGCGTCTGATCGtgaacgcgcctttcttgtttctcctttcctattgacgaagcttttgtccggttgaaatattattgattatttgaCAAAAACAACCAGAGGaatgattttaaacatcgtttggcatgtttctactaacttttattgtactttttaaaaacttttcgtTTGGAATTAGTGCACGCGCCTTCTGCAttcggattactggacaaaacgAGAACAAAAAGGTTTTTGggcataaagagggacattatcaaacaaaataaacatttgtctaacatggagacctgggagtgccaccagaagaagatcatcaaaggtaagggattcatttgaatgctatttctgacttttgtgacacctcttcttgtttggaaaatggctgtatgggtttctgtggctaggagctgacctaacataatcgcaaagtgtgctttcgccCTAAAGCATTTGAGACCTGACTcatcggttgcattaaggagaagtatatctataattccatgtttaacttgtttgggatagggggcagcattttcagttttggatgaatagcatgcccagagtgaactgcctcctactcattgccagatgctaatatatgcatattattattagtattggatagaacacactctgaagtttctaaaactgtttgaatgatgtctgtgagtataacagaactcatatagcaggcaaaaacctgagaaaaaatccaaacaggaagtgggaaatctgaggtttgtagtttttgaactcacccctattgaatacactgaggggatatgggttattttacacttcctaaggcttccactagatgtcaaccgtctttagaatgTGGTTTCAGGCTGCTCATGTGAAGGGGGACCAGATGGGAGATGTTTTACTAAggggtctgcctacagcctcgttctcagtcacgagctttcacttgagaggttgctctcgttccatggcaattctacagacaatggaattctccggttggaactgtattgaacttttatgataaaaacatcctaaagattgattctatacttagtttgacaagtttcttcgacctgtaatataactttttgaacgtttcgtccgaatcgaccagatcgcgcttttggattgtttaccaaatgctctaacaaaagaagctattggacataaatggacatatATTATGGACACTATCGAACAAaccaagcatttattgtggaactgcgattcctgggagtgcattctgatgaagatcatcaaaggtaagtgaatatttatatatgaataatatgaataatgttgactacccaacatggcatatttctctggctggtcTGGgatctgagcgccgttctcagattatgctttttccgtaaagtttttttttaatctgacgcagcggttgcattaaggagaagtgtatctaaagtttcatgtataatagctgtattttcatcaacatttattatgagtatttctgtgaattcatgtggctctctgcaatatcactgcatgttttggaactactgaatctaacacgccaatgtaaaataagatttttggatataaatatgaactttactgaacaaaacatacatgtattgtgtaacatgaagtcctatgagtgtaatctgatgaagatcatcaaaggttagtaatgaattttatctctatttgtgctttttgtgactcctctctttggcggaaaaatggctgggtttatctgtcacttggtggtgacctaacataatcgtttgtggagctttcgctgtaaagcatttttgaaatcagacactggctggattaacaagaattttatctttaaaa
This genomic stretch from Salvelinus alpinus chromosome 15, SLU_Salpinus.1, whole genome shotgun sequence harbors:
- the LOC139539310 gene encoding cleavage and polyadenylation specificity factor subunit 5-like; protein product: MSVVPPNRPSTGWPRRGLNQFENKYISPPSKPLTLERTINLYPLTNYTFGTKEPLYEKDSSVAARFQRMREGFEKIGMRRAVEGVLIVHEHRLPHVLLLQLGTTFFKLPGGELNAGEDEVEGLKRLMTEYPYIPAHITKPKEHKKLFLVQLQEKALFAVPKNYKLVAAPLFELYDNAPGYGPIISSLPQLLSRFNFIYN